From one Catellatospora sp. IY07-71 genomic stretch:
- a CDS encoding glycosyl hydrolase-related protein: MTTLHVVNHVHWDREWYRPMEAFRARLVELVAQVCDALDDKRLPSFHLDGQTVTVTDVEAVDPALAQRVREHARAGRLSIGPWHVLADNQLVSGENLIRNLLTARRVAGGAGLATVGYCPDSFGHPADLPRILRGFGLDTALVWRGAPPEHARFRWRSPDGSEVYAVNQCYYEPDVLWNEDGLADRVAAYAAKQRDRAGDGPQLLLNGADHLAPALDRQDPALTHSTLAQFFADPGHDRDSAPVIEGELRHPGGWLTFLLPGTLSSRMYLKQANAAVQTLLESWVEPYLAQTDATGSTTGMLRHAWELLLANSPHDSICGCSVDEVHRENEVRFERATQVGEHLLARSLQRMGLDTRLYGEPSADSLSVLVANPHPRPVRGPVELDVYSAPGRHVLGLRDADGADVPFEVSEPEQTPLFCADLDLPPDTRPAARHRLLFVAEVGPSGRRGYQVLLGDAPAAQAEPLTHPWQVEIAQDASLTLTDTRTGRVLPGLARLVDGGDAGDTYNYDPPRDDEQISPRVTAVRAQATPVRRVWHVDAVLDLPRGLSADRSARAVPREPVAVTVTATLWRGVERLDWTVAFDNTVGDHRLRAHFPTGPAQDWAADTHFSVLHRPLSAPLGPLPTERAYEADCAVAPVHGWAAAGGLGLLTAGLPEVQGLLPAAAPELAVTVLRATGWLSRPDLRSRTTGAGPQLPTPQAQCLRQVTAAIGVVLDTGELEMANAAGLHRAPLRAWQLRFGSPVPSPVDGIAVSGAVVTAVKPAEDGDGFVLRVANPTGLAMTAVVGGLDGRVAGECSLAEEPVTGDPDPGALALGPYQVRSLRVR, from the coding sequence ATGACCACCCTGCACGTCGTCAACCACGTCCACTGGGACCGCGAGTGGTACCGCCCCATGGAGGCGTTCCGGGCCCGCCTGGTCGAACTCGTCGCGCAGGTCTGCGACGCCCTCGACGACAAGCGGCTGCCCTCGTTCCACCTCGACGGGCAGACCGTCACCGTCACCGACGTCGAAGCCGTCGATCCGGCACTGGCCCAGCGGGTGCGCGAACACGCCCGCGCCGGCCGCCTGTCCATCGGCCCCTGGCACGTGCTGGCCGACAACCAGCTCGTCTCCGGCGAGAACCTCATCCGCAACCTGCTCACCGCCCGCCGGGTCGCCGGCGGCGCCGGGCTGGCCACCGTCGGGTACTGCCCGGACTCGTTCGGGCACCCCGCCGACCTGCCCCGCATCCTGCGCGGCTTCGGCCTGGACACCGCGCTGGTCTGGCGTGGGGCGCCACCGGAGCACGCCCGCTTCCGCTGGCGCTCCCCGGACGGCTCCGAGGTGTACGCCGTCAACCAGTGCTACTACGAACCCGACGTGCTCTGGAACGAGGACGGCCTCGCCGACCGGGTCGCCGCCTACGCCGCCAAGCAGCGCGACCGGGCCGGCGACGGGCCGCAGCTGCTGCTCAACGGCGCCGACCACCTCGCGCCGGCGCTGGACCGCCAGGACCCCGCGCTGACGCACAGCACGCTCGCCCAGTTCTTCGCCGACCCCGGCCACGACCGCGACAGCGCCCCGGTCATCGAGGGCGAGCTGCGCCACCCGGGCGGGTGGCTGACGTTCCTGCTGCCCGGCACGCTGTCGTCGCGTATGTACCTCAAGCAGGCCAACGCCGCCGTGCAGACCCTGCTGGAGTCGTGGGTCGAGCCCTATCTCGCGCAGACGGACGCCACCGGCTCGACCACCGGGATGCTGCGCCACGCATGGGAGCTGCTGCTGGCCAACAGCCCGCACGACTCGATCTGCGGCTGTTCGGTCGACGAGGTGCACCGCGAGAACGAGGTCCGCTTCGAACGCGCCACCCAGGTCGGCGAACACCTGCTCGCCCGGTCCCTGCAGCGGATGGGGCTGGACACCCGCCTGTACGGCGAGCCGTCGGCCGACAGCCTGTCGGTGCTCGTGGCCAACCCGCACCCGCGGCCGGTGCGCGGCCCGGTCGAGCTGGACGTGTACAGCGCACCCGGCCGCCACGTGCTCGGCCTGCGCGACGCCGACGGCGCCGACGTGCCGTTCGAGGTTTCCGAGCCCGAGCAGACGCCGCTGTTCTGCGCCGACCTGGACCTGCCGCCCGACACGAGGCCCGCCGCCCGCCACCGGCTGCTGTTCGTCGCCGAGGTCGGCCCCAGCGGCCGGCGCGGCTACCAGGTCCTGCTCGGCGACGCACCGGCCGCGCAGGCCGAGCCGCTCACGCATCCCTGGCAGGTCGAGATCGCGCAGGACGCGTCGCTGACGCTCACCGACACCCGCACCGGCCGGGTCCTGCCGGGGCTGGCGCGGCTGGTCGACGGAGGCGACGCCGGGGACACCTACAACTACGATCCGCCGCGCGACGACGAGCAGATCAGCCCTCGGGTGACGGCGGTGCGCGCGCAGGCCACCCCGGTGCGCCGGGTCTGGCACGTCGACGCCGTGCTCGACCTGCCCCGGGGCCTGTCCGCCGACCGGTCCGCCCGCGCCGTGCCGCGCGAACCGGTCGCGGTGACCGTCACCGCGACCCTGTGGCGTGGCGTCGAGCGCCTCGACTGGACGGTGGCCTTCGACAACACCGTCGGCGACCACCGGCTGCGAGCGCACTTCCCGACGGGGCCGGCCCAGGACTGGGCCGCCGACACTCACTTCTCCGTGCTGCACCGGCCGCTGTCCGCACCGCTCGGGCCGCTGCCCACCGAGCGGGCGTACGAGGCCGACTGCGCCGTGGCGCCCGTGCACGGCTGGGCCGCCGCGGGCGGGCTCGGCCTGCTGACCGCGGGGCTGCCCGAGGTGCAGGGGCTGCTCCCGGCCGCCGCTCCCGAGCTCGCCGTCACCGTGCTGCGAGCCACCGGCTGGCTGTCGCGGCCCGACCTGCGCTCGCGCACCACCGGCGCCGGGCCGCAGCTGCCGACACCGCAAGCCCAGTGCCTGCGGCAGGTCACCGCGGCGATCGGTGTCGTGCTCGACACCGGCGAACTGGAGATGGCGAATGCCGCCGGGCTGCACCGGGCCCCGCTGCGGGCCTGGCAGCTGCGCTTCGGCAGCCCGGTGCCGTCGCCGGTCGATGGCATCGCCGTGTCCGGCGCGGTGGTGACAGCGGTCAAGCCCGCCGAGGACGGCGACGGATTCGTGCTGCGCGTGGCCAACCCGACCGGCCTGGCGATGACAGCCGTCGTCGGCGGGCTCGACGGCCGGGTCGCCGGCGAATGCTCCCTGGCCGAGGAGCCGGTGACCGGAGATCCGGACCCCGGCGCGCTCGCCCTCGGGCCCTACCAGGTGCGCTCGCTGCGGGTGCGCTGA
- a CDS encoding N-acetylmannosamine-6-phosphate 2-epimerase, with product MTSLHTLAALRGGLVVSCQAEPGEPLDAPAHMTAMALAAADGGAVGIRAKGLADIAAIRAAMPTTPLIGLVKQGRDGVYITPTVADALAVADAGADIVAIDGTDRPRPDGHTLASTVAELRRRRQMMIMADVATLAQALAAQDAGVDIVSTTLSGYTGPQPPPDGPDLDLVARLAEVLSIPFAAEGRITTPAQCATALRLGAHTVVVGTAITRPSHITARFAAALRQEQQ from the coding sequence ATGACCAGCCTGCACACCCTCGCCGCGCTGCGCGGCGGGCTCGTCGTGTCCTGCCAGGCCGAGCCCGGCGAGCCCCTCGACGCGCCCGCACACATGACCGCCATGGCCCTTGCCGCCGCGGACGGCGGCGCCGTAGGCATCCGCGCCAAAGGCCTGGCCGACATCGCCGCGATCCGCGCCGCGATGCCCACCACCCCGCTCATCGGCCTGGTCAAGCAGGGCCGCGACGGCGTCTACATCACCCCGACCGTCGCCGACGCGCTCGCCGTCGCCGACGCCGGAGCCGACATCGTCGCGATCGACGGCACCGACCGGCCGCGCCCGGACGGGCACACGCTCGCCTCCACGGTCGCCGAGCTGCGCCGCCGCCGCCAGATGATGATCATGGCAGACGTGGCGACCCTCGCCCAGGCGCTGGCCGCCCAGGACGCGGGCGTCGACATCGTCAGCACCACCCTGTCCGGCTACACCGGACCCCAGCCACCGCCCGACGGCCCCGACCTGGACCTGGTCGCCCGCCTGGCCGAGGTGCTGAGCATCCCGTTCGCCGCCGAAGGGCGCATCACGACCCCCGCGCAGTGCGCGACGGCGCTGCGGCTGGGCGCGCACACCGTCGTCGTCGGCACCGCCATCACCCGCCCGTCGCACATCACCGCCCGGTTCGCCGCAGCACTGCGCCAGGAGCAGCAATGA
- a CDS encoding FAD-dependent oxidoreductase — translation MTTQADVVVVGGGLGGVAAAIAAARAGASVILTEELDRIGGQVTTQLVSALDEHPHVETFGASASYRLLRDRIRAACGGAANPGEGWVSRLCFPPAVGQSVMEQLLAEHGVQVRVNAAPVSADRDGDTITAIEFSDGTRLAATVFVDASERGDLLPLSGEDWSVGSEGFDAYAEPHAVPGGPDPLAQQSFTWCALLTYHPEHDGDDPGPAPARYEQLREHCGLDIAGWDGGVHRYRMFTDGPDGKPPFWTYRRLRADRPELIVLNWASNDCAGQDPIGDPVGAEKAGRELTAAFVHWLRTEAPREDGGTGYPGLRLAAAEAGTTDGYAAAPYLRESRRLRHDRPVTGHDLLPVPGRARARHLDGAVGIAWYHIDLHERTGHPAPVYQETAPFTIPARALAGQVSNLLMGAKNLAATQIAAAAYRVHAGEWAVGEAAGALAAVACASGSSARQVVDTPGLLATAQHDLARHGVPLSWIADVDSGDELYPAAHLLAAYGALEADLAAGLHVHPDDEPGTADAAALESAAAAVRTALGLSAPTESGAATWRERACAALAGLR, via the coding sequence ATGACAACGCAGGCAGACGTCGTCGTGGTCGGCGGCGGGCTCGGCGGGGTGGCCGCCGCGATCGCCGCCGCCCGCGCCGGGGCGTCGGTGATCCTCACCGAGGAGCTCGACCGCATCGGCGGGCAGGTGACCACCCAGCTGGTCAGCGCCCTCGACGAGCACCCGCATGTGGAGACGTTCGGGGCGTCGGCGTCCTACCGGCTGCTGCGCGACCGGATCCGCGCCGCGTGCGGCGGAGCGGCGAACCCCGGCGAGGGCTGGGTCAGCCGCCTGTGCTTCCCGCCCGCCGTGGGCCAGTCCGTCATGGAGCAGCTGCTCGCCGAGCACGGTGTGCAGGTCCGCGTGAACGCCGCGCCGGTGAGCGCGGACCGCGACGGCGACACCATCACCGCGATCGAGTTCAGCGACGGCACCCGGCTGGCCGCGACCGTGTTCGTCGACGCCTCCGAACGCGGCGACCTGCTGCCCCTGTCCGGCGAGGACTGGTCCGTCGGTTCGGAGGGTTTCGACGCGTACGCCGAACCCCACGCCGTGCCCGGCGGCCCGGATCCCCTGGCCCAGCAGTCGTTCACCTGGTGCGCGCTGCTGACCTACCACCCCGAGCACGACGGCGACGACCCCGGCCCGGCCCCGGCCCGCTACGAGCAGCTGCGCGAGCACTGCGGCCTGGACATCGCCGGCTGGGACGGCGGCGTGCACCGCTACCGCATGTTCACCGACGGCCCCGACGGCAAGCCGCCGTTCTGGACCTACCGCCGCCTGCGTGCCGACCGTCCCGAGCTGATCGTGCTCAACTGGGCCAGCAACGACTGCGCCGGGCAGGACCCCATCGGCGACCCGGTCGGCGCGGAGAAGGCCGGGCGGGAGCTGACCGCCGCGTTCGTGCACTGGCTGCGCACCGAGGCGCCGCGCGAGGACGGCGGCACGGGCTACCCCGGCCTGCGCCTGGCGGCGGCCGAAGCGGGCACCACCGACGGCTACGCGGCCGCGCCCTACCTGCGTGAATCCCGCCGCCTGCGCCACGACCGGCCGGTCACCGGCCACGACCTGTTGCCGGTCCCCGGCCGGGCCCGCGCCCGGCACCTGGACGGCGCGGTCGGCATCGCCTGGTACCACATCGACCTGCACGAGCGCACCGGCCACCCGGCGCCGGTCTACCAGGAGACCGCCCCGTTCACGATCCCGGCCCGCGCCCTGGCCGGGCAGGTGTCCAACCTGCTCATGGGCGCGAAGAACCTCGCCGCCACGCAGATCGCCGCGGCCGCCTACCGCGTCCACGCCGGCGAGTGGGCCGTGGGTGAGGCCGCGGGGGCGCTCGCCGCCGTCGCATGCGCCTCCGGCAGCAGCGCCCGGCAGGTCGTCGACACCCCGGGGCTGCTGGCCACCGCCCAGCACGACCTGGCCCGCCACGGCGTGCCGCTGTCCTGGATCGCCGACGTCGACTCCGGCGACGAGCTGTACCCGGCGGCGCACCTGCTGGCCGCGTACGGCGCCCTGGAAGCCGACCTGGCCGCGGGCCTGCACGTGCACCCCGACGACGAGCCGGGCACCGCCGACGCGGCGGCGCTGGAGTCCGCCGCCGCGGCGGTGCGCACCGCGCTCGGGCTGAGCGCGCCCACCGAGTCCGGGGCCGCCACCTGGCGGGAACGGGCCTGCGCGGCGCTGGCGGGCCTGCGGTGA
- a CDS encoding DUF4127 family protein, with translation MITVALVPLDDRPACLKLPRLVAAVAGARVLTPPRPVLPEKKTPGQADAISRWLRGTPANAAVVCLETLGHGGLIASRLSDEPVTAVLERWQALTGLAHPVHAATVVQRTPDADDDGEEPAYWATHGRALHRYSAGLHRALRDRVAPPDPGPVPAAARRDFLRRRHRNHLLNQHALQLAADGVLRTLVIGADDSSADAVGTAEWQWLRAWSGWLEPDGAVLTHPGADETATVLTARALAQAAGLSPAVSVACADPASLQRVAPYEAVPVGAGAASQLAAAGARVAPDAPAVLVVHAPQAGGVDWAVNPPDEPDTAAATATAALVERLLGEGRTVALADCAAPNGADPALLAELTGRGLPARLAGYAGWNTAGNSIGTAAAHLVAYLAGSAAGTLDRRAHARLLAHRIAEDHGYMSHARAVIRAERGADPTRHDEVAPGSGVEARIEDLVAARWRELDPVPGWRIRPGSVALPWRRTFEIDIDVEQEQ, from the coding sequence GTGATCACCGTCGCGCTGGTCCCGCTCGACGACCGCCCCGCCTGCCTGAAACTGCCCCGCCTGGTCGCCGCGGTGGCCGGAGCGCGGGTGCTGACCCCGCCACGGCCGGTGCTGCCGGAGAAGAAGACCCCCGGCCAGGCCGACGCCATCTCCCGCTGGCTGCGCGGCACGCCCGCCAACGCGGCCGTGGTGTGCCTGGAGACGCTGGGCCACGGCGGGCTCATCGCCTCCCGGCTCAGCGACGAGCCCGTCACCGCCGTGCTCGAACGCTGGCAGGCACTGACGGGGCTGGCGCATCCGGTGCACGCCGCGACGGTCGTGCAGCGCACCCCCGACGCCGACGACGACGGCGAGGAGCCCGCCTACTGGGCCACCCACGGCCGGGCCCTGCACCGCTACTCGGCGGGCCTGCACCGGGCGCTGCGCGACCGTGTCGCACCGCCGGACCCCGGCCCGGTGCCCGCGGCGGCGCGCCGCGACTTCCTGCGCCGCCGCCACCGCAACCACCTGCTCAACCAGCACGCGCTGCAGCTGGCCGCCGACGGGGTGCTGCGCACCCTGGTCATCGGCGCCGACGACTCCTCGGCCGACGCCGTCGGCACCGCCGAATGGCAGTGGCTGCGCGCCTGGTCGGGATGGCTGGAGCCGGACGGCGCGGTGCTCACCCACCCCGGCGCGGACGAGACCGCCACCGTGCTGACCGCCCGCGCCCTGGCCCAGGCCGCCGGGCTGTCCCCGGCCGTGTCGGTGGCCTGCGCCGACCCGGCCAGCCTGCAGCGGGTCGCACCCTACGAGGCGGTGCCTGTCGGCGCGGGGGCGGCCAGCCAGCTCGCCGCCGCGGGCGCCCGCGTGGCGCCGGACGCCCCGGCGGTGCTGGTGGTGCACGCGCCCCAGGCCGGTGGCGTGGACTGGGCCGTCAACCCGCCGGACGAACCGGACACCGCCGCCGCGACAGCGACGGCCGCGCTCGTCGAGCGCCTGCTCGGCGAGGGCCGGACCGTGGCGCTGGCCGACTGCGCGGCCCCTAACGGCGCGGACCCGGCGCTGCTGGCCGAGCTGACCGGCCGGGGGCTGCCGGCACGGCTGGCCGGATACGCGGGCTGGAACACGGCGGGCAACAGCATCGGCACCGCCGCCGCGCACCTGGTGGCCTACCTGGCGGGCAGCGCGGCGGGCACCCTCGACCGGCGCGCCCACGCCCGCCTGCTGGCGCACCGGATCGCCGAGGACCACGGCTACATGTCCCACGCCCGCGCCGTGATCCGCGCCGAACGCGGCGCCGACCCGACCCGCCACGACGAGGTCGCACCAGGCAGCGGCGTCGAGGCACGCATCGAGGACCTGGTCGCCGCGCGCTGGCGGGAACTGGACCCCGTGCCCGGCTGGCGGATTCGGCCCGGCAGCGTCGCGCTGCCGTGGCGGCGCACTTTCGAGATCGACATCGATGTGGAGCAGGAGCAATGA
- a CDS encoding ROK family protein, whose product MSPGPVVAAIDIGGTKTAAALVHDGQVLARAQAPTPVDADGATVLQQAAALVNALRADSPLAPVAFGAAVAGVVDGAGVVHAATGAIGGWDGTAVTASLTALLGLPGRSVNDVHAFVLGETAYGSAAGLRDVVGIAVGTGIGGGVVSGGRLITGSRGAAGHLGHIPVAQAAGLPCPCGAPGHLEAVASGPAMAARYAAQSDVPVQPGSAALPEAIDRRGAVTLPDVVAAARAGDALAVAVLAEAGAALGAVIGGLINTFDPAAVVVGGGAAVPELLAAAVPAAHAAAMPIRSDVPVLATALDADAALLGAAAVALEPQ is encoded by the coding sequence ATGAGCCCCGGCCCGGTCGTCGCCGCCATCGACATCGGCGGCACGAAGACCGCCGCGGCGCTGGTGCACGACGGGCAGGTGCTGGCCCGCGCGCAGGCGCCCACCCCGGTCGACGCCGACGGCGCGACGGTGCTGCAGCAGGCCGCGGCCCTGGTCAACGCGCTGCGGGCGGACAGCCCGCTGGCGCCCGTCGCGTTCGGCGCCGCGGTCGCCGGGGTCGTCGACGGCGCGGGTGTCGTGCACGCGGCCACCGGCGCCATCGGCGGCTGGGACGGCACCGCCGTCACCGCGTCCCTGACCGCGCTGCTGGGGCTGCCCGGCCGCAGCGTCAACGACGTGCACGCGTTCGTGCTCGGCGAGACCGCGTACGGCAGCGCCGCAGGGCTGCGCGACGTCGTCGGGATCGCCGTCGGCACCGGCATCGGCGGCGGAGTGGTCAGCGGCGGCCGCCTGATCACCGGCTCGCGCGGCGCGGCCGGGCACCTGGGCCACATCCCCGTCGCGCAGGCCGCCGGCCTGCCATGCCCGTGCGGCGCGCCCGGCCACCTCGAAGCCGTCGCCAGCGGCCCGGCGATGGCCGCCCGCTACGCCGCGCAGTCGGACGTCCCCGTCCAGCCTGGCAGCGCCGCCCTGCCCGAAGCGATCGACCGGCGTGGGGCCGTCACCCTGCCCGATGTCGTCGCCGCCGCGCGTGCGGGTGACGCTCTCGCCGTGGCGGTGCTCGCCGAGGCGGGCGCAGCGCTGGGCGCGGTCATCGGCGGGCTCATCAACACCTTCGACCCGGCTGCCGTCGTCGTCGGCGGCGGCGCGGCCGTGCCGGAACTGCTGGCCGCGGCCGTGCCTGCCGCCCACGCCGCCGCCATGCCGATCCGCTCGGACGTTCCCGTGCTCGCCACCGCCCTCGACGCGGACGCGGCGCTGCTCGGGGCCGCCGCCGTCGCCCTGGAGCCGCAGTGA
- a CDS encoding GntR family transcriptional regulator — MTQMPGERKHEVIYQRLLGEIQNVLQPHDPLPSERELTSRYEVSRATIREAMRRLEEEGWVYRQQGSGTYVADPATIAKSLALTSFTEDMQARRLTPGSKLLSWQRVPASAEVARDLGLSPGTPVVHLERLRLADGSPMCVEQVWIVASVLDGVDESRFGGSLYETLAARGASPHHADQVIGATVTDPEQSALLGVPPFSPALRVTRVTFDASGRAVERGESVYRADRYHYRITVTRRTT, encoded by the coding sequence ATGACGCAGATGCCAGGCGAGCGCAAGCACGAGGTCATCTACCAGCGGCTGCTGGGCGAGATCCAGAACGTGCTCCAGCCGCACGACCCGCTGCCCAGCGAGCGTGAGCTGACCAGCCGGTACGAGGTGTCGCGGGCCACCATCCGCGAGGCCATGCGGCGGCTGGAGGAGGAGGGCTGGGTCTACCGCCAGCAGGGCTCGGGCACGTACGTCGCCGACCCGGCCACCATCGCCAAGTCGCTGGCGCTGACCTCGTTCACCGAGGACATGCAGGCCCGGCGGCTGACGCCGGGATCGAAGCTGCTGTCCTGGCAGCGGGTGCCCGCCAGCGCCGAGGTCGCCCGCGACTTGGGCCTGTCGCCGGGTACGCCGGTGGTGCATCTGGAGCGGCTGCGGCTGGCCGACGGCAGCCCGATGTGCGTGGAGCAGGTGTGGATCGTCGCGTCCGTGCTGGATGGTGTGGACGAGTCCCGCTTCGGCGGCTCCCTGTACGAGACCCTGGCGGCCCGGGGCGCCTCGCCGCACCACGCCGACCAGGTCATCGGCGCGACCGTCACCGACCCGGAGCAGTCGGCGCTGCTGGGCGTGCCGCCGTTCTCCCCGGCGCTGCGCGTCACCCGGGTGACCTTCGACGCGTCCGGCCGCGCCGTGGAGCGGGGCGAGTCGGTGTACCGCGCCGACCGCTACCACTACCGCATCACCGTCACCCGGAGGACGACATGA
- a CDS encoding carbohydrate ABC transporter permease, which produces MSPRLRMLAGRGGRYLLLCAMVVVSLGPFAWQLLTSLKGAQEPIYGADATWLPQHPTLANYAAVADTVPVWRYAGNSLIVAVANVLTNCLFGAMAGYALARMRFRGRGAVFAAVLASLVVPFEVIMVSVFLTVKGIGLVDTLAGVLLPGAITGLSIMVLRTGFLALPREIEEAAVIDGAGEWSRFWRVALPSVRGSLAVVAVFSFLFAWDDFLWPLIVLKDPDNYTLTIGLQYLSGTFTNDQRTIAAGTMIAVLPLIIVFLGLQRLFFRGVGEGGVKG; this is translated from the coding sequence ATGAGCCCCCGCCTGCGGATGCTCGCCGGCCGCGGCGGACGCTACCTGCTGCTGTGCGCGATGGTCGTGGTCAGCCTCGGCCCGTTCGCCTGGCAGCTGCTCACCTCCCTCAAAGGCGCCCAGGAGCCGATCTACGGCGCCGACGCGACCTGGCTGCCGCAGCACCCGACGCTGGCCAACTACGCCGCGGTCGCCGACACCGTGCCGGTCTGGCGCTACGCCGGCAACTCGCTGATCGTCGCCGTGGCCAACGTCCTCACCAACTGCCTGTTCGGCGCGATGGCCGGCTACGCCCTGGCCCGGATGCGCTTCCGCGGCCGCGGCGCGGTGTTCGCGGCCGTGCTGGCCTCGCTCGTCGTGCCCTTCGAGGTGATCATGGTGAGCGTGTTCCTGACCGTCAAGGGCATCGGCCTGGTCGACACCCTGGCCGGGGTGCTGCTGCCCGGCGCGATCACCGGACTGTCCATCATGGTGCTGCGCACCGGCTTCCTGGCCCTGCCCCGCGAGATCGAGGAGGCCGCCGTCATCGACGGCGCCGGCGAGTGGTCGCGGTTCTGGCGGGTGGCGCTGCCCAGCGTGCGCGGCTCGCTGGCCGTGGTCGCCGTGTTCAGCTTCCTGTTCGCCTGGGACGATTTCCTCTGGCCGCTGATCGTCCTGAAGGACCCCGACAACTACACCCTCACCATCGGGCTGCAGTACCTGTCGGGGACGTTCACCAACGACCAGCGCACCATCGCCGCGGGCACGATGATCGCCGTACTGCCGCTCATCATCGTGTTCCTCGGGCTGCAGCGACTGTTCTTCCGCGGAGTCGGTGAAGGGGGCGTCAAAGGATGA